The sequence CAAGCTAGGTCAAAGTTGGGTTCGTGCATCACTCATAAATTATTTTTCCAACATGAGCCTGCAATAATTTGAAAGTTGAAATAAAAATATTTGCTGCTAATTAATTAAATTTAAATCGTTGTATGGTCGCAGGGTTTTACTGATTGTTTATTTTTTTGGGGTGTATGAACCCGGCTCGGACAACAGTATAATAGGATTTATCTTACCCAATCGCAATTGGCCTGTGGATGTAGGACGCATGCAATTCGTCCCTACATCCACAGACCAATTGCTCAATTAGGTTGCAAAAGCACAATTTGAAAAAAGGGCATTTCGCAAATTGACTTTCCACTCAAAATTGTCCTGCATGTTATTTTGTAGGGACGTATTGCATGCGTCCTTACAAAATAATTTGCAGGACGCTTACGGAGCTGTTGATGACAATGATTGAAAAAATATAAATGTTTGTCCGGGATGGGGTTGCGTTTCTAAAAAAAGATTATTCTTAAAAAAGCCTGCAAAAAATTAGAACGATGATGCACCTATCTACTGCAAATAAATTCATCATATTTCCGTGTCCCAAAGGCTTGTTTTTTTATGAGAATTTATTACAAATGGTTAAAATGTTGCTTTCACAGTTACCTCAAAAAACATTATCTTAGCTTTAATATTATCTCCATGAAGATTATAGTATTCATACTGGTGTTCACAGTTGGCTTTAATACGCTAGCACAAATACCGGAAATCGATTGGCAAAACACTTATGGTGGGTCAAGTTGGGATATTCCCTGGGCTATTATGCAAACACCTTCAGACAGTGGATATATAGTTGCAGGAGTTACCGAATCTACAGACGGTGATATTTTAGAAAATGCAGGTATTTATGATTATTGGGTAGTTAAATTAGATAGTCTTGGTGAAATAATATGGCAAAAAACCTACGGTGGTTCTAGTATAGATGAATGTGAAGAAATTATTTCAACTGGGGATGGCGGCTATTTATTAGTTGGTTATACCTATTCAGACGATGGTGATATTTCATATTCGCACGGAAGTGTTGATTATTGGATTATTAAAATTAATAGTAGTGGTGAATTGGAATGGGAAAAAACTTACGGTGGGTCTAAAGGAGATTTTGGACAAAAAGCTATCATGCTGCCTTCAGGTAATTTTGTTATAATTGGCAACTCACAATCTAGCGATGGTGATATTTCAATGCACCACGAGGGTTTTGATACACCAGAAGACATTTGGATTATCGAAATTAATTCTTTTGGTGATTTGATTTGGGAGCATAGCTATGGTTCATCAAATGTTGAAAATGCACGTGATATTATTTTAGATATGGATGCTATGGTAGTAACTGGTTATACATATGGGGGTTCAGACGGAGATATTGAGTCCTCTGATGGTGCATCCGATTATTGGGTATTTAAAATAAATTTATTTGGGGACATTATTTGGGAGAGCACTTTTGGTGGTGATGATTATGACTATGGTGCATCAATTGGTCAATTGCAGAATGGCGAATATATTGTTTGCGGAACAACCTCATCTACAGATGGTGATATAATTGATTTTCATGGAGGATATTCGGATGCATTTATAGTAATTATTGACAGTCTTGGAAATTTAAAAAACTCTTTTTGCTATGGTGGAAGTAATTATGACTCAAGTTATGATTTAAAGATAGTTGACGATAATAGCATTTTAATTTCTGGAACTTCCTCTTCAATTGATGGGGACTTAACTGAAAATAATGGTGACGCTGACTTTTGGATAATTATGGTTGATAGCTCAGGTCTTATCAAATGGCAAAAATCTTTAGGTGGTACATTAGACGAATATGCTATTTGTTTATCACTCACCCAACAACTTAATTCTTATGCTGTGGCTGGTCGCACCCACTCTTCAGATGTAGATTTAGACTTTAATCATGGTAATTATGATTTCTGGGTAGTTAAATTAGATATCTGTGAAAATAAATATTTCCTTGATAACGACGGCGATGGTTTTGGTGATATTACTAATGATTCAAGTGCATGTGATATACCTTTGGGATATGTGATTGATTCAACCGATTGTAATGATTCATTAAATTTTATAAATCCTTCAGTTAAAGAAATTTGCAATTACATTGATGATAATTGTAACAGTGAAATTGATGAAGGTCTAACATTAATACTTTCATTTGAAGATTTAGACAGTGATAGTTATGGCAATGAATTAATTGATTCTATCGCATGTGAAATTCCTCCGGTTACGTTTTATCCAACACCGACTGCAACGACACCAATCCCGACATCAACCCCGGCGCACCGGAACTCCTCAACGGCCTCGACGACGATTGCGACCAAATTGCTGATGAAGGTTTAGCAATAACAGATATTGTAAAAAATACAATAAGTATTTTCCCGAATCCGGTAAATAATACATTATTTATTCAATCGGATGCAACACAACAAATAACAATTGTAAATCAATTAGGAGAAGAAATATTATACACAAATTTATTTATAGGTTTAAATACAATTTCGGTAGCAGATTTTGCGAGTGGTGTGTATTGGGTGAAAGTGGAAAATGGGGAGATGGTGGTTTGGGTGAAGGAGTGAGTGAGGGGCTAGATTGAAACAGCCATTGAACATCCATTGAATCAAAATTGAACAAAATTGAACGAGCCCGATAGCCGTCGGGAGAATCAAAATTGAGATTGGTTATTCGCATTAAAATTTTGATTCAATTTTAAAATTTATAAAATTTGAAATGATGTAAACAATATTTACTCAAAATTGTCCTGCATGTTATTTTGTAGGGACGTATTGCATGCGTCCTTACAAAATAAGAGGCAGGACGCTTACGGAGCGATAATTGAAAATGATTGAAAAAACCAACCTGTCCGAGCGGGGTTCTTGCCTCAATAAAAAATTATTAATCCGGCACAACCCTGCTATAAATTGGAAGTAGAAATGAACTTGTATGCTGCGAATTAGTTTATCAAAATACTATATTTAAAAAGTGGTAAGGCCTTCAGAGTTGTATATGCTTTCGAGTGAATAATTGTAAATTTCATTTACATAAAAAAACATTACCTTAGTAGTAATATAAATTCCATGAAAATTTATTTATTTATCCTCTTTGCTGTTTTAAACCTAACTGCACAGGCACAAGAACCTGAAATACAATGGCAAAAGGCATTTGGAGGGGCAGGGTACGATGATGCATATTCAATTTTCGAAACTTTAGACAATGGGTTTATTGTTAGCGGTGATACTTGGTCAAATGATGGGGATGTAACCGATTATAATGGATCAGGTGACTTTTGGATTTTAAAGTTAAGTAGCGATGGAGAAGCTGAATGGAAGGAAACATATGGTGGTAGTGGTTGGGAGGAATCCTACAAAATTATCCAAACTAGTGACTTAGGATTTTTAGCGGTAGGATTTTCCACTTCAAGCGATGGAGATTTAACACTAAACCAAGGAGATCAAGATTTTTGGATTCTAAAACTTGATGAATCAGGGGCTATTCAATGGCAAAAAACTTTAGGAGGCTCAGGTTCTGATAGGGCATACTCTGTTCAACAAACAACTGATGGAGGCTATGTGGTTGCGGGACTTTCTTCGTCATCTGATGGCGATGTTACAGGAAATCATGGCGCTGCTGATTTTTGGGTAATCAAGTTAAATATTTTTGGTGATTTGATTTGGCAAAAGTCTCTAGGAGGTACACAAAACGATTATGCTAAATCCATTATTGAAATTCCGGGCGAGGGGTTTGTCGTAACTGGATATGTTGAGTCTAATACAGGTGATGTAACTGGAAATAATGGTGAGAGTGATTATTGGGTTGTGAAGTTATCAGAAGCTGGAGATATTATATGGCAAAAATGTTTTGGGGGTACAAATTTCGAATTTGCAAATTCATTAGCTCGAACAAGCAACAACGGATTTCTTATTCTTGGTTATACATTATCTGACAATGGTGATGTATCAGGTTTCCATGGTGGTTATTCAGATTATTGGCTAATTAATATAGATAGTTCTGGAGCGTTACTTTGGCAAAAATGTTTTGGGGGAACCGCAACAGATCAAGGATTTTCTATTTGCTCAACCAATGATAGTTCATATATACTTACCGGGTATTCTGGTTCAAATAATGGTGATGTCACAGGGCATCACGGTGGAGCGTTATACCCTGATTATTGGGTAATAAAAATTGATACAATAGGAAATATTGTTTGGCAAAAATCATTAGGTGGCAATTCAAGTGATGAGTCTTTTTCTGTTGTCCAAACTTCAGATACAGGTATTGCTATAGCGGGATGGGCTTTTTCTACTGATGGTGATGTTACGGGACATCATGGTGTGGCACTAAATAGAGATTTGTGGATTGTAAAATTAGGCATGCCTTGTATTGAAAATATGTTTTATGCAGATTTAGATGGTGATGGTTTTGGCAATATTTCATTAGATACATTAGCATGCGAAGCGCCCATTGGTTTTGTAAATGATTCCACCGATTGCAACGATTTAAATCCCGAAATCCATCCCACATTAACAGATATTTGTAATGCCATC comes from Bacteroidota bacterium and encodes:
- a CDS encoding putative metal-binding motif-containing protein, giving the protein MKIIVFILVFTVGFNTLAQIPEIDWQNTYGGSSWDIPWAIMQTPSDSGYIVAGVTESTDGDILENAGIYDYWVVKLDSLGEIIWQKTYGGSSIDECEEIISTGDGGYLLVGYTYSDDGDISYSHGSVDYWIIKINSSGELEWEKTYGGSKGDFGQKAIMLPSGNFVIIGNSQSSDGDISMHHEGFDTPEDIWIIEINSFGDLIWEHSYGSSNVENARDIILDMDAMVVTGYTYGGSDGDIESSDGASDYWVFKINLFGDIIWESTFGGDDYDYGASIGQLQNGEYIVCGTTSSTDGDIIDFHGGYSDAFIVIIDSLGNLKNSFCYGGSNYDSSYDLKIVDDNSILISGTSSSIDGDLTENNGDADFWIIMVDSSGLIKWQKSLGGTLDEYAICLSLTQQLNSYAVAGRTHSSDVDLDFNHGNYDFWVVKLDICENKYFLDNDGDGFGDITNDSSACDIPLGYVIDSTDCNDSLNFINPSVKEICNYIDDNCNSEIDEGLTLILSFEDLDSDSYGNELIDSIACEIPPVTFYPTPTATTPIPTSTPAHRNSSTASTTIATKLLMKV
- a CDS encoding T9SS type A sorting domain-containing protein, with amino-acid sequence MNPGAPELLNGLDDDCDQIADEGLAITDIVKNTISIFPNPVNNTLFIQSDATQQITIVNQLGEEILYTNLFIGLNTISVADFASGVYWVKVENGEMVVWVKE
- a CDS encoding putative metal-binding motif-containing protein, whose translation is MKIYLFILFAVLNLTAQAQEPEIQWQKAFGGAGYDDAYSIFETLDNGFIVSGDTWSNDGDVTDYNGSGDFWILKLSSDGEAEWKETYGGSGWEESYKIIQTSDLGFLAVGFSTSSDGDLTLNQGDQDFWILKLDESGAIQWQKTLGGSGSDRAYSVQQTTDGGYVVAGLSSSSDGDVTGNHGAADFWVIKLNIFGDLIWQKSLGGTQNDYAKSIIEIPGEGFVVTGYVESNTGDVTGNNGESDYWVVKLSEAGDIIWQKCFGGTNFEFANSLARTSNNGFLILGYTLSDNGDVSGFHGGYSDYWLINIDSSGALLWQKCFGGTATDQGFSICSTNDSSYILTGYSGSNNGDVTGHHGGALYPDYWVIKIDTIGNIVWQKSLGGNSSDESFSVVQTSDTGIAIAGWAFSTDGDVTGHHGVALNRDLWIVKLGMPCIENMFYADLDGDGFGNISLDTLACEAPIGFVNDSTDCNDLNPEIHPTLTDICNAIDDNCNGLTDEDATFVTYFADIDGDTFGDILNDSTACNELIGYVLDNSDCNDSNNAIYPGATEICNYLDDDCDGITDDNVTFIQSFIDADNDNFGNADFDSIACEIPPGYVLSNTDCNDTNPDIYPGAPELLNGLDDDCDQIADEGLAITVIVKIQ